One region of Ahniella affigens genomic DNA includes:
- a CDS encoding Hsp70 family protein translates to MTANTVFDDLRTALAEEAFDGLAVGIDLGTTKSCIAVARFEDGEIVCDCQTIDEPGQPEGQIAVPSVVAVTDGEAIVGHAAKRLARTPRYIQHRGSFTETKNEIGLRHTYARAPQGFQSATEIAAHIIQYLFEASGLNAGPIANPMVITVPASFHGAQRTATLDAASLLFDVYQDVRLLDEPYAAVLDLLHRHPEAAGDHLKAGATWLVFDFGGGTCDVALFTLQASATAALAPRLLATSRYHRIGGGDIDRAIVHGHLIPTLLERYKLERTAVTFADKRRRFEPVLLPVAEQLKRALCQRLRAQREAGDDTSAVAVVSAGDHCIEWNQRELFLSDACLDQATFEKLLRPFLNPHPDKSVSDEFVERDSVFRPIHQVLARAGLQPDAIDLVLLAGSSSRIPQVQDALQQYFAEAELVELGDDRDVQGAIARGAALQALAIAATDKPLIAPASSADLSLRTRQGLVPLAKAGAMLPAASNAPIVVYAPATVADRPVDLAIEVIADGGRVVGRSIWQLEAPVTQGEPLAVAWLLDENQCLTLRLRRLADADGDPEFEQRFDAPLTHTDQGQVARCRLLESEEMIRCSLIPDHQLGKAFEQMARDAARIGHLERALHYISCAVQHDGPTFNLLNLRAIYLEELGDRDRAESVYRQAAESPMAGFNLALFLHKSKRHQEALEIIEQTLERNNQPAYLVLKGDIVAALGEPTKARLIHQDAISRVADPSKQSQWSLGWLSRCAQSLGHPELAQKFRDASTAQAEAEEDSALQGAVLPERDDGHHETRAAA, encoded by the coding sequence ATGACGGCTAACACGGTGTTCGACGACCTGCGGACGGCATTGGCGGAGGAGGCGTTCGACGGGCTCGCGGTGGGCATTGATCTCGGCACGACCAAGAGCTGCATTGCGGTCGCGCGCTTTGAGGACGGCGAGATCGTCTGCGACTGCCAAACCATCGACGAGCCCGGGCAGCCGGAGGGCCAAATCGCGGTGCCCTCGGTGGTGGCCGTGACCGACGGCGAAGCGATTGTGGGTCACGCCGCCAAACGATTGGCGCGCACACCGCGATACATCCAGCACCGGGGCTCGTTCACCGAGACCAAGAACGAGATTGGCCTGCGCCACACGTATGCGCGGGCGCCGCAGGGCTTTCAATCGGCCACCGAGATTGCCGCGCACATCATCCAATACTTGTTCGAAGCCTCCGGGCTCAATGCCGGGCCCATCGCCAATCCAATGGTCATCACCGTGCCGGCGTCGTTTCATGGCGCACAGCGCACCGCCACGCTGGACGCTGCGTCGCTGCTGTTCGACGTGTATCAGGACGTGCGCTTGCTGGACGAGCCGTATGCGGCCGTGCTCGACTTGCTCCACCGACATCCAGAAGCCGCTGGCGATCACCTGAAAGCCGGCGCCACCTGGCTCGTGTTCGACTTCGGCGGCGGCACCTGTGACGTGGCCTTGTTCACGCTGCAAGCATCGGCCACCGCAGCACTCGCGCCGCGACTGCTGGCGACCAGCCGTTATCACCGGATTGGCGGGGGCGACATCGACCGCGCGATTGTGCATGGCCACCTGATCCCCACGTTGTTGGAGCGCTATAAGCTTGAGCGCACCGCCGTGACCTTCGCCGACAAGCGCCGCCGCTTCGAGCCCGTGTTGTTGCCCGTCGCCGAACAACTGAAGCGGGCGCTCTGCCAGCGCCTGCGAGCGCAGCGCGAAGCAGGGGACGACACCAGTGCCGTGGCGGTGGTCTCGGCGGGCGATCACTGCATCGAATGGAACCAGCGCGAACTCTTTTTGAGCGACGCGTGCCTGGATCAAGCGACGTTCGAAAAGCTGCTGCGCCCCTTCCTCAACCCGCACCCGGACAAATCCGTTTCGGACGAGTTTGTCGAGCGCGACTCGGTGTTCCGGCCGATTCACCAAGTACTCGCGCGTGCCGGTTTGCAACCTGATGCGATCGATCTCGTGTTGCTTGCGGGCTCCAGCAGCCGCATCCCGCAGGTGCAAGACGCCTTGCAGCAGTATTTCGCTGAGGCCGAACTGGTCGAACTCGGCGACGATCGCGATGTACAAGGCGCCATCGCGCGTGGCGCCGCGTTACAGGCGCTCGCGATCGCCGCGACCGATAAACCCCTGATCGCACCGGCCTCCAGCGCTGACCTCAGTTTACGCACCCGACAAGGCTTGGTGCCGTTGGCCAAGGCCGGCGCCATGTTGCCCGCGGCGTCCAACGCGCCGATTGTGGTGTACGCGCCCGCGACCGTTGCCGACCGGCCGGTGGATCTCGCGATTGAAGTGATCGCCGACGGCGGACGCGTGGTGGGCCGTTCGATCTGGCAACTCGAGGCACCCGTTACGCAAGGTGAGCCACTCGCGGTGGCGTGGCTACTCGATGAGAACCAATGCCTGACGCTCCGCTTGCGCCGCCTCGCCGATGCCGACGGCGACCCTGAGTTCGAACAGCGCTTCGACGCGCCGCTCACGCACACAGATCAAGGCCAAGTGGCGCGTTGCCGCTTGCTCGAATCGGAGGAGATGATCCGCTGCAGTCTGATTCCAGACCATCAGCTCGGCAAAGCGTTTGAGCAGATGGCGCGCGATGCCGCCCGCATTGGCCATCTCGAGCGCGCGCTGCATTACATCTCCTGCGCCGTGCAGCACGATGGCCCCACGTTCAATCTGCTCAACCTGCGCGCGATTTATCTCGAAGAACTCGGCGATCGTGATCGCGCCGAATCCGTTTACCGCCAGGCCGCCGAGTCGCCCATGGCCGGTTTCAACCTGGCGTTGTTCCTGCACAAGAGCAAACGCCATCAAGAAGCACTGGAGATCATCGAGCAGACGCTTGAGCGCAATAACCAGCCCGCATATCTGGTCCTCAAAGGCGACATTGTTGCCGCACTCGGCGAGCCAACCAAGGCCCGCTTGATCCACCAAGATGCGATCAGCCGCGTCGCCGACCCGAGCAAGCAATCCCAGTGGAGCTTGGGCTGGCTGTCCCGATGCGCCCAATCGCTCGGCCACCCCGAGCTCGCCCAAAAATTTCGCGATGCCAGCACCGCGCAGGCCGAAGCAGAAGAGGACAGCGCCCTACAAGGCGCCGTTCTACCCGAACGCGACGATGGCCACCACGAAACGAGGGCCGCCGCATGA
- a CDS encoding Fic family protein yields MIRSTGIDSVTTTLGESVRAFIPHPLPPADPALLPEVYSNLNRQAELALARLAGGTGLVPSVDWLLYSAIRKEALLTSQIEGTQATLTDLFDHEAGFKVSNTADVEEVTNYLRALNWTREQLRDPKGLPISVRLLRDAHRRLLDGARGASKQPGELRRSQNWIGGTRPGNAAFVPPPPEQVPSLLAELERFIHDTKTDLPPMVRVALIHAQFETIHPFLDGNGRIGRLLITALFEHWGLLSEPLLYLSGYLKQHQAEYYRRLSAIRTEGDWESWVVFFLEGVVAASADAEKNIIDVASLVAADRRRLLQSTKAGPASYRLFEMLPMMPRFTIEQVRQRLETSFPTATAAVRVLEELGVVAEMTGQKKNRCFSYQAYVELLSR; encoded by the coding sequence ATGATACGCAGCACGGGAATCGATTCGGTCACCACGACTCTGGGTGAGTCCGTGCGGGCATTCATACCCCACCCTTTGCCGCCAGCTGATCCGGCGTTGTTGCCCGAGGTCTACAGCAACCTCAATCGGCAAGCCGAACTGGCGCTGGCGCGTTTGGCGGGGGGCACGGGGCTGGTGCCGTCAGTGGACTGGTTGTTGTACAGCGCGATTCGCAAAGAGGCACTGCTCACGTCGCAAATTGAAGGCACGCAGGCAACACTGACCGACCTGTTCGACCACGAAGCGGGCTTCAAAGTCAGCAATACGGCGGACGTCGAGGAAGTCACCAACTACCTGCGCGCGCTCAACTGGACGCGCGAGCAATTGCGTGATCCCAAGGGACTGCCGATCAGTGTCCGCCTGTTGCGAGACGCGCATCGGCGGCTGCTTGACGGCGCTCGCGGGGCCTCGAAGCAACCGGGTGAACTGCGCCGCTCGCAAAACTGGATTGGTGGCACACGACCGGGTAACGCGGCGTTCGTACCGCCGCCACCAGAGCAGGTTCCAAGTTTGCTGGCTGAGTTAGAGCGATTCATACACGATACGAAAACGGATTTGCCGCCGATGGTGAGGGTGGCGCTCATCCACGCGCAGTTTGAAACCATCCACCCGTTTCTGGATGGCAACGGACGTATTGGCCGATTGCTGATTACGGCGCTGTTTGAGCACTGGGGCTTGCTCTCGGAACCGTTGCTGTACTTGAGCGGCTATCTGAAACAACACCAAGCGGAATACTACCGGCGTCTCTCTGCCATCCGCACAGAGGGCGATTGGGAGTCGTGGGTGGTGTTCTTTTTGGAAGGCGTTGTCGCAGCTTCGGCGGATGCTGAAAAGAACATCATTGATGTGGCCAGCCTTGTGGCCGCCGATCGCAGGCGACTATTGCAATCGACCAAAGCGGGCCCGGCAAGCTACCGACTATTCGAGATGTTGCCCATGATGCCGCGATTCACGATCGAACAGGTGCGTCAAAGACTAGAAACCAGCTTTCCCACGGCAACGGCGGCGGTCAGAGTGTTGGAGGAATTGGGCGTAGTTGCTGAGATGACGGGGCAGAAGAAAAATCGGTGCTTTAGCTATCAGGCATATGTTGAATTGCTTTCTCGGTGA
- a CDS encoding alpha/beta hydrolase has protein sequence MNRIFNFLVGFSVLATSIATQAQTALPSVDPLYQVVVESAIAYGQGEVRTPTPGGKNLLLDLYRPVGANTTGERSPAVVIIHGGGFTGGTRTQAELATIARALAARGFVAVSIDYRLVPDSPVPSARVASLVGPATMGLSGADLAQRTAAVAAIDDALTSVDWLQANADRYNIEPTQIGLLGGSAGAITAVHLAYVLDDYNIAAMPFSFVVDLWGASLIPANDPIAAANNLEAREPPLFVIHGTNDPTVPFAASELLVDRAQSQQVPHEFYPIAGAGHGFGGVTIFNLEASPGVTLFERLIEWTVQTVRGQRTVTINYGMVGTWLDPAIPGQGFFFDVEPISKTFVVSWVTYDRAAGGNGGSIPGSEQRWFTAQGRYLGNRADLTVFQSRFGQFNRAAPVTTTPVGTMTIEFSDCDHAMLAFELPTFNEAGTVPIARLMPDVLCRANNPDGN, from the coding sequence ATGAACCGAATCTTCAATTTCCTGGTTGGTTTCTCCGTGCTCGCGACCAGCATTGCCACCCAAGCGCAAACGGCCTTGCCCTCGGTCGATCCGCTGTACCAAGTGGTGGTCGAATCCGCGATCGCTTACGGACAGGGCGAGGTTCGCACGCCCACCCCAGGCGGCAAGAACTTGCTGCTGGATCTGTATCGGCCAGTCGGCGCCAACACAACGGGCGAGAGGAGCCCAGCGGTAGTGATCATTCACGGCGGCGGATTTACTGGCGGCACGCGGACGCAAGCCGAACTCGCGACCATTGCTCGCGCGCTGGCGGCGCGCGGATTCGTAGCAGTGTCGATCGACTACCGATTGGTGCCGGACAGTCCGGTCCCCAGCGCTCGCGTGGCGAGTCTGGTCGGCCCTGCCACTATGGGGCTCAGCGGCGCCGATCTGGCACAACGCACGGCTGCCGTTGCTGCCATCGACGACGCATTGACCTCAGTCGATTGGCTCCAAGCCAATGCGGACCGCTACAACATCGAGCCCACCCAGATCGGCTTGTTGGGTGGCTCCGCCGGTGCAATCACTGCAGTGCATCTGGCCTACGTCTTGGATGACTACAACATCGCCGCGATGCCGTTTAGTTTCGTCGTTGATCTCTGGGGTGCCAGCCTCATTCCCGCGAACGACCCCATTGCCGCAGCAAATAATTTGGAAGCGCGTGAACCACCGCTCTTCGTGATCCACGGCACCAATGACCCAACGGTGCCATTTGCCGCTTCAGAGCTGCTCGTAGACCGCGCGCAGAGTCAACAAGTACCACACGAGTTCTACCCGATTGCAGGAGCCGGTCATGGCTTTGGCGGCGTCACCATCTTTAACCTGGAAGCCAGCCCGGGCGTCACGTTATTTGAGCGACTGATAGAGTGGACCGTGCAGACCGTTCGCGGCCAACGGACCGTCACGATCAACTACGGCATGGTCGGCACCTGGCTTGACCCAGCCATACCCGGACAAGGCTTCTTCTTCGATGTCGAGCCCATCAGCAAGACGTTCGTCGTATCGTGGGTGACCTATGACCGTGCCGCCGGAGGCAATGGTGGTTCGATTCCTGGCAGCGAACAACGATGGTTCACCGCACAAGGGCGCTATCTCGGCAATCGTGCCGATTTGACCGTTTTTCAGAGCCGATTTGGCCAGTTCAATCGCGCAGCACCCGTGACGACGACACCCGTAGGCACCATGACGATTGAGTTCAGCGACTGCGATCACGCGATGCTTGCCTTCGAACTTCCAACATTCAACGAGGCGGGCACTGTGCCCATCGCTCGACTGATGCCGGATGTGTTGTGCCGAGCAAACAACCCCGATGGCAATTGA
- a CDS encoding GIY-YIG nuclease family protein, protein MQPFSISLFATTGDPEGIRHVDKSNWSGFGVVFTRELFQALKVEPGYDRAGVYILVGNAAEETIYIGEADPIGDRLKSHVSKKEGWVWGVYFFDQNHKIGKTEVQFLESELVSLAKRHDRAILLNKNQPTAPTMAPAAKATAQAFLADMLLILPMLGINAFTAPKLADLDDQVQPVGSDAEKFDTIVVPAREEGFRQVFLNEHCWYAIRINAKHIAKLKYIAAYQVAPVGAITHIAEVKSIKPYNDTGKYLVEFKAPATPIVPIPRLETSHTNMQSSRYALRDKLMAAKSLDDVWD, encoded by the coding sequence ATGCAGCCCTTCTCAATCAGTCTATTTGCAACCACCGGCGACCCGGAGGGCATTCGTCATGTCGACAAGTCGAACTGGTCTGGATTCGGCGTGGTGTTCACACGGGAGCTGTTCCAAGCATTGAAGGTCGAACCGGGATACGACCGGGCCGGGGTATACATTCTGGTCGGCAATGCGGCGGAAGAGACCATCTACATTGGCGAAGCGGACCCTATCGGCGATCGGCTCAAGAGTCATGTATCGAAAAAAGAGGGCTGGGTCTGGGGTGTGTACTTCTTTGATCAAAACCATAAGATTGGCAAAACGGAAGTGCAGTTCTTGGAGTCCGAGTTAGTCAGCCTGGCCAAGAGGCACGATCGAGCCATTTTGCTGAACAAGAATCAACCTACCGCCCCAACAATGGCGCCTGCGGCCAAGGCAACGGCACAGGCGTTTCTGGCCGACATGCTGTTGATCCTGCCGATGCTTGGTATCAATGCGTTCACGGCACCAAAACTTGCCGACCTGGATGATCAAGTACAGCCGGTTGGCTCAGATGCCGAAAAGTTCGACACCATCGTCGTGCCGGCGCGTGAAGAGGGCTTTCGGCAAGTGTTCTTGAATGAGCACTGCTGGTACGCCATCAGGATCAACGCCAAACATATTGCGAAACTCAAATACATTGCCGCGTATCAAGTGGCGCCAGTTGGTGCAATCACGCATATTGCCGAGGTCAAGTCGATCAAGCCCTACAATGACACCGGCAAGTACTTGGTCGAGTTCAAAGCCCCAGCAACGCCAATTGTGCCGATTCCGCGATTGGAGACGAGCCATACCAACATGCAATCCTCGCGATATGCACTTCGGGACAAGCTCATGGCAGCGAAGAGTTTGGACGACGTTTGGGACTAG
- a CDS encoding cupredoxin domain-containing protein — translation MTGLLMRTFGFFPVAGLSLGLLTALPLHAEPPAFELRIKDHQFTPSELKIPAGVKVRLVVHNDDPTPEEFESHALNREKVIPGGSKAVIFIGPLKSGRYPFVGEIHEASAQGVLMVE, via the coding sequence ATGACGGGACTTTTGATGCGTACTTTTGGATTTTTTCCCGTTGCGGGACTGAGCCTCGGTTTGCTTACTGCTTTGCCGCTTCACGCCGAGCCGCCCGCCTTTGAGCTGCGCATCAAGGACCACCAATTCACACCGAGCGAGCTCAAGATTCCTGCCGGCGTGAAAGTGCGTTTGGTTGTCCACAATGATGACCCGACTCCGGAAGAGTTCGAGAGCCACGCGCTCAATCGCGAAAAGGTGATTCCGGGCGGCAGCAAGGCAGTGATCTTTATCGGGCCTTTGAAATCCGGGCGCTATCCCTTCGTCGGTGAGATTCATGAAGCCAGCGCGCAAGGCGTGCTGATGGTCGAGTGA
- a CDS encoding DEAD/DEAH box helicase — translation MPVTEWGTLDPKRVGGWINFRRDQPDWQYASDGAASMASRQAEGVAYLWNLLAQQGVALLADEVGMGKTFQALGVAALLWKMKPDARVLVMAPNRDICAHWRREFQAFVEFHYRPVDHCVKNGVDGGPVPAVHTLTRLEDLVAAVEQGAGHLYLTTIHSLSGLVPDGQKGQDSAAVARNNAQALHQRIKAALGPDGFDLIIIDEAHYFRNRSGGSQRVAAAEAWFGSAASRLSQKTLLLTATPSHSRLEDIHSIVSYFRTPDPETAKTPMALMKAFGLRRLRRMQGNAGHFSKHQYRTEQGMPCDFDQRPESELFFALYQKMLVTRLKITRESKSLLYGFLEGFESVGCAPIEQDGASDPEASAKADTEFDFDKAGDTDLLNYLTGKYSAAFGHLPDHPKYGQLVARCVPTDLFTAPKDLFDDKHLVFVRRIPSVRELTQRINSAYDDLLAARIYRAFGLTEDSPLVKNWRDGKPKWSRSGFDELVRQCEVGGSEPEDDDSQDDAQDAVEDADAYLGSTIADLFVVKKGRGNRNDAIKVSQRFKRATSAFAMFLEPALDYKNKPYEKFYEYKENGRARADFVTSAKDQRFNILKPLANTKRKSNRNYEAANYDAPVRTVWALVYPELSPDQRKKLDSWADDRKDIAENFANYLKSGFLFASPVMVELYAWYKEFSRDNQEGGVQQRYLAFWAFAEQRIKTSLLLAYFKAALDTFEILCEKIVDHPLGAWEKEWTVLTSLQSPAWYASGQSKNRQRLILGFNSPFYPNVLVATSVFQEGVNLHVQCRKVHHYGIAGSPGANEQRVGRVDRLFGRVNELLKQQGKAELQIAYPFLQGSVDEDQVASFIARKYDVEERMDSCKPLHFDNTVELTREDWSRFLRTPDRVTLSEDPYPAQFDPPNSDGLSYEPIVAHDNDEIDAHVAALFEGIVNSAVGTLHKVEKNLHNPNARFLIDSVLTRDGGQRTQPILVEQHFSAPFSALVSGTVYALTLTSPIASKADLASRKLAIQSNVETKWAPIRQTAPLVRLAVNEAAANSHFYLYLRVDLPIFTCKGKLSHLSSAELSLCFQQLQQCADAFESALFADDRDLGLAALPVQPFLQKPAVGSVAPGDRTSIAPLGPLWTRLSSVSDGVVQMVASANLATLRQRFLDEDVPADSFAAVLALNHELPFLDFWPDSGGQVQVCASYPSADMQADEQHLLERWLDYVLSDCRS, via the coding sequence ATGCCAGTAACTGAGTGGGGAACACTGGATCCCAAGCGGGTCGGCGGCTGGATCAATTTCCGGCGCGACCAGCCCGATTGGCAGTACGCCAGCGATGGCGCGGCCTCGATGGCATCGCGCCAAGCCGAAGGCGTTGCCTACTTGTGGAATTTGCTGGCTCAGCAGGGCGTGGCCCTCTTGGCGGACGAAGTTGGCATGGGCAAAACCTTCCAAGCACTGGGCGTAGCTGCCCTACTCTGGAAGATGAAACCTGATGCCCGAGTGCTCGTCATGGCGCCTAACCGCGACATCTGCGCGCACTGGCGGCGCGAGTTTCAGGCCTTCGTCGAGTTTCACTATCGACCAGTGGATCATTGCGTGAAAAATGGCGTAGACGGCGGCCCTGTGCCAGCCGTCCACACCCTCACGCGCCTGGAAGATCTCGTCGCTGCCGTTGAGCAGGGGGCAGGACACCTTTATCTGACCACGATCCACTCTTTGAGCGGGCTGGTGCCCGATGGACAGAAAGGCCAGGACAGTGCCGCAGTGGCCCGGAACAACGCACAAGCCCTGCACCAGCGCATCAAGGCAGCACTCGGCCCAGATGGATTTGACTTGATCATCATTGATGAAGCGCACTACTTCCGGAACCGAAGCGGCGGTTCACAACGTGTTGCGGCGGCGGAAGCATGGTTTGGTTCGGCAGCGTCGCGGCTGAGTCAGAAGACGCTTCTATTGACTGCGACACCCAGCCACAGCCGGCTCGAAGACATTCACAGCATCGTCAGCTACTTCCGAACGCCCGATCCGGAGACAGCCAAGACGCCGATGGCCCTGATGAAGGCCTTTGGGCTGCGTCGGCTAAGGCGCATGCAAGGAAATGCGGGGCACTTCAGCAAGCATCAGTACCGCACCGAGCAAGGCATGCCGTGCGACTTTGACCAGCGCCCGGAGTCAGAGCTGTTCTTTGCGCTCTATCAGAAAATGCTCGTGACACGCCTCAAGATCACCAGAGAAAGCAAGAGCTTGCTGTATGGCTTTCTGGAGGGTTTTGAATCGGTTGGTTGTGCGCCGATTGAGCAGGATGGAGCTTCCGATCCCGAAGCATCCGCAAAAGCGGATACCGAATTCGACTTTGACAAGGCCGGCGACACCGATCTGCTCAATTACTTGACCGGCAAGTATTCCGCCGCGTTTGGGCACCTGCCCGACCATCCCAAGTACGGCCAGTTGGTGGCACGCTGTGTGCCAACAGACCTGTTCACGGCGCCCAAAGACCTGTTCGATGACAAACATCTCGTGTTTGTTCGCCGAATTCCGTCCGTCCGTGAATTGACTCAGCGTATCAACAGCGCTTACGACGATCTCTTGGCTGCTCGAATCTACCGGGCCTTCGGCCTGACCGAAGATAGTCCGCTGGTAAAAAACTGGCGTGATGGCAAGCCAAAATGGTCTCGTAGCGGATTTGACGAGTTGGTTCGGCAATGTGAGGTCGGCGGTTCGGAACCGGAAGACGACGATAGTCAGGACGACGCACAAGACGCCGTCGAGGATGCCGACGCCTACCTTGGCTCGACCATCGCTGACTTGTTTGTCGTAAAGAAAGGCCGCGGTAACCGGAATGACGCCATCAAGGTCAGCCAACGATTCAAGCGCGCGACCAGCGCGTTCGCGATGTTTCTGGAGCCCGCGCTCGACTATAAAAACAAGCCATACGAGAAATTCTACGAATACAAGGAGAATGGCCGAGCCCGAGCTGACTTTGTCACGTCGGCAAAAGACCAACGCTTCAATATTCTGAAGCCGCTGGCCAACACAAAGCGAAAGTCGAACCGCAACTATGAGGCTGCGAACTACGACGCCCCAGTTCGTACGGTTTGGGCACTCGTCTATCCAGAGCTCAGCCCTGACCAACGCAAGAAGCTCGATTCCTGGGCGGACGATCGCAAAGACATTGCCGAAAACTTTGCCAACTACCTCAAATCCGGGTTCCTATTTGCCAGTCCGGTCATGGTTGAACTCTATGCCTGGTACAAAGAGTTTAGTCGCGACAATCAAGAAGGAGGCGTTCAGCAGCGCTATCTTGCGTTCTGGGCGTTCGCCGAGCAGCGCATCAAGACATCATTGCTTTTGGCCTACTTCAAGGCAGCGCTCGATACGTTTGAAATTTTGTGCGAGAAAATTGTCGATCACCCCTTGGGCGCCTGGGAGAAGGAATGGACGGTTCTTACATCACTGCAAAGCCCAGCTTGGTACGCGAGCGGGCAGTCAAAGAATCGGCAGCGCTTGATTCTTGGGTTCAACAGCCCGTTTTATCCCAATGTCCTGGTGGCCACTTCGGTATTTCAGGAAGGCGTAAACCTGCACGTCCAGTGCCGAAAGGTTCACCACTATGGGATCGCCGGATCGCCGGGTGCTAACGAGCAGCGCGTCGGGCGAGTCGATCGTTTGTTTGGCCGCGTCAATGAACTACTCAAGCAACAGGGCAAGGCGGAACTCCAGATCGCTTATCCGTTTCTGCAGGGCTCAGTGGATGAAGATCAAGTCGCCTCGTTCATCGCGCGCAAATACGATGTGGAAGAGCGGATGGACAGCTGCAAACCCTTGCACTTTGACAATACCGTCGAGCTAACCCGAGAAGACTGGTCCCGATTTCTGCGCACGCCAGACCGGGTGACGCTGAGCGAGGACCCCTACCCGGCTCAGTTCGACCCTCCGAATTCAGATGGTCTGAGCTACGAGCCGATTGTTGCCCATGATAACGACGAGATCGACGCCCATGTTGCGGCGCTGTTTGAAGGCATCGTCAATAGCGCGGTCGGAACGCTGCATAAGGTGGAAAAGAACCTACACAACCCAAACGCCAGATTCCTGATTGATTCGGTCCTCACGCGCGATGGCGGTCAACGCACGCAGCCCATTTTGGTCGAGCAGCATTTCTCGGCGCCCTTTTCGGCGCTGGTCAGCGGCACTGTCTACGCGCTCACGCTTACTTCCCCGATTGCCAGCAAAGCAGATCTGGCAAGTCGCAAATTGGCCATCCAGTCAAACGTCGAGACCAAGTGGGCCCCTATCCGACAGACCGCGCCGCTGGTTCGGTTGGCTGTCAATGAGGCGGCCGCGAACAGCCATTTCTATTTGTATCTGCGCGTCGATCTGCCCATTTTCACCTGCAAGGGCAAGCTCTCGCATTTGTCCTCAGCAGAGCTCAGCTTGTGCTTCCAGCAATTACAGCAGTGCGCTGATGCGTTCGAGTCGGCGTTGTTTGCGGATGATCGTGATCTCGGCCTGGCAGCGCTTCCAGTTCAGCCGTTCTTGCAGAAACCAGCCGTTGGATCAGTCGCCCCCGGGGACAGAACCTCAATTGCACCACTTGGACCCTTGTGGACAAGATTGTCATCGGTATCGGACGGCGTTGTTCAGATGGTGGCTTCAGCTAACCTCGCGACATTAAGGCAACGATTCTTGGACGAAGACGTGCCCGCGGATTCCTTTGCGGCAGTATTGGCACTGAATCACGAACTGCCGTTCCTAGACTTTTGGCCCGATTCAGGGGGACAGGTTCAAGTCTGTGCCAGCTATCCTTCTGCCGACATGCAGGCCGACGAACAACATCTGTTGGAGCGCTGGCTTGACTATGTGCTCAGCGATTGCCGCAGCTAG
- a CDS encoding macro domain-containing protein, which yields MDRLADGCFGSPTLLNSGYPMISISYGNLLEARAEALVNAVNIVGVMGKGIALAFKERFPKNYRLYAAACKVREVRTGQMFVTVVRELGDPHWIVNFPTKQHWRAPSRMEWIVDGLHDLRRLLIEQMVASVAIPALGAGNGGLPWAAVREQIELALGDLEIDILLFAPME from the coding sequence TTGGACCGCCTGGCAGACGGCTGCTTTGGTTCCCCTACCCTTTTGAACTCGGGATATCCAATGATTAGCATTAGTTACGGAAACCTGCTCGAAGCTCGTGCCGAAGCGCTGGTCAACGCCGTCAACATCGTCGGCGTGATGGGCAAGGGCATTGCTCTGGCGTTCAAGGAGCGCTTTCCTAAGAACTACCGGCTTTACGCTGCGGCGTGCAAAGTCCGGGAAGTGCGGACAGGACAGATGTTCGTCACGGTGGTACGTGAGTTGGGCGACCCGCACTGGATTGTCAATTTCCCGACCAAACAGCACTGGCGTGCGCCATCTCGGATGGAATGGATCGTGGACGGTTTGCATGATCTGCGGCGGCTCTTGATTGAGCAGATGGTTGCTTCTGTTGCGATCCCGGCTTTGGGGGCTGGGAATGGTGGGCTTCCCTGGGCGGCGGTGCGTGAGCAGATTGAGCTTGCGTTGGGTGATCTGGAGATCGATATTCTGCTGTTCGCGCCGATGGAGTAA